One Chitinophaga sp. H8 DNA window includes the following coding sequences:
- a CDS encoding GNAT family N-acetyltransferase, which translates to MEKIIKAELAHLDAFSALFNQYRIFYRQPSDLERATSFIKDRISNNETVTFLAVVDDKIVGFAQLYPLFHYTKLQKQWLLSDLFVDPEFRGRGLSVSLIDRCKEFCTETKACGLLLETEKTNDIGNNLYPKCGFEVDTHHNYYNWWK; encoded by the coding sequence ATGGAGAAAATTATTAAAGCAGAACTCGCACACCTGGATGCATTTTCAGCACTTTTTAACCAGTACCGGATTTTTTACCGGCAGCCATCAGACCTCGAAAGAGCCACCTCCTTTATAAAGGACCGTATCTCTAATAATGAAACGGTTACTTTTTTAGCAGTCGTGGATGATAAAATAGTGGGATTTGCACAGCTCTACCCATTGTTTCATTATACCAAACTGCAGAAACAATGGCTGTTGAGTGATCTGTTTGTGGACCCCGAATTCAGGGGAAGGGGTTTATCTGTAAGCTTAATAGACCGTTGTAAAGAATTTTGCACAGAAACAAAAGCCTGCGGATTATTACTGGAAACAGAGAAAACCAATGACATAGGGAACAACCTGTATCCCAAATGCGGATTCGAAGTAGATACACACCATAACTACTACAACTGGTGGAAATAA
- a CDS encoding carboxymuconolactone decarboxylase family protein — protein sequence MKPRLKMMTVQPAAYQAISALEKYLSTTSIPKLHKELIKIRASQINGCAFCVNMHVQDALKMGETVQRISLIPVWREAPNAFNEEEQLLLAMTEEVTLISQHGLSDELYDKSIALFGEEKTAQIIMAIATINVWNRTGVAFHLLPEL from the coding sequence ATGAAACCAAGACTCAAAATGATGACCGTGCAGCCCGCTGCGTATCAGGCTATTTCAGCATTGGAAAAATATCTAAGCACTACCAGTATCCCCAAACTACATAAGGAACTGATCAAAATCCGGGCATCCCAGATAAATGGTTGTGCCTTTTGTGTAAACATGCACGTACAGGATGCCTTAAAAATGGGAGAAACCGTACAACGTATTTCCCTGATCCCTGTATGGCGGGAAGCGCCCAATGCCTTTAATGAAGAGGAACAATTGCTGCTGGCTATGACGGAAGAAGTAACCCTGATCTCCCAACATGGCCTGAGTGATGAACTCTATGATAAATCCATTGCCCTGTTTGGAGAAGAGAAAACAGCGCAGATCATCATGGCAATTGCTACCATCAATGTATGGAACCGTACAGGGGTGGCCTTTCATCTGCTTCCAGAACTTTAA
- a CDS encoding GNAT family N-acetyltransferase — MSTIRFAQSEKEIEQCWEAVYCLRPHLQQEQYVQQVKEMQQEGYQLLYITDQETGRVAAIAGFRNMYMLAGGKIIYIDDLSTLPEYRGKGYGGQLLDYIHQLARKTGKAAVHLDSGYVRNDAHRLYLNKGYKLAAYHFSLIL; from the coding sequence ATGTCCACTATCAGATTTGCACAAAGCGAAAAAGAGATCGAACAGTGCTGGGAGGCGGTATACTGTCTGCGTCCACATCTTCAGCAGGAGCAGTATGTGCAGCAGGTAAAGGAAATGCAGCAGGAAGGTTATCAGCTGCTGTATATCACGGATCAGGAAACAGGCAGAGTAGCAGCTATTGCAGGGTTCCGCAATATGTACATGCTGGCAGGCGGGAAAATTATTTATATAGATGACCTGAGCACCTTGCCGGAGTACAGGGGTAAAGGTTATGGCGGGCAATTACTGGATTATATTCATCAGCTGGCCCGCAAAACCGGCAAGGCGGCGGTACATCTCGACAGTGGCTATGTTCGTAATGATGCCCACCGGCTCTATCTGAACAAAGGATATAAGCTCGCTGCATATCATTTTTCGCTGATCTTATAA
- a CDS encoding glycosyl hydrolase family 28 protein, translating into MKAICLLLLATLSACKEIPVKVSGTEKAIATATETYPNNGDYIVQVRDQGDTEWKTLFTHNAVTKKYSTGQLGNAGFVILDSDFARPIEVKVTKVSGTTANARIRPLSKGIISTLTGNQLQFTLNAPVKISVEFNGDIMNNLFIFANPPEQNRPNPGDPGVIYFAPGIHNAGTINVSSGQTVYIADGALVYGHIWSGNATNVTIRGRGILDGAKLEHNPGLTRPWLVGLTNGSNVTIEGIVMRDAPMWTTVLRDVDGASIRNVKQICYNENSDGFDIVQSKNVIIEDVFVRNHDDNFSAKIHTGTAATNITLKNSTLWADRAHNMLIGPEAAGGTFDQIRFDNIDVLENAQDDNVFPGVMAIMAADGGIYKNIEWNNIRIEDFTAGKVFCVQYSNAYSSLGYGLKVQNIRFDNITYNGTHASQSKLLGFDASRNIDTVQISNYKINGTPVTGVSSGNMQVNSYVQHLSF; encoded by the coding sequence ATGAAAGCAATATGTCTGTTACTGCTGGCGACCTTGTCAGCGTGCAAAGAAATTCCGGTGAAAGTATCCGGTACAGAAAAGGCTATCGCAACCGCAACCGAAACCTATCCTAATAATGGGGATTACATAGTACAGGTACGGGATCAGGGGGATACCGAGTGGAAAACGCTCTTTACTCACAACGCCGTTACAAAGAAATACAGTACGGGACAGCTGGGGAACGCTGGTTTTGTAATCCTTGATTCAGATTTCGCACGGCCTATTGAAGTGAAGGTGACAAAGGTTTCAGGTACAACTGCCAATGCAAGGATACGTCCACTGTCCAAAGGGATCATTTCTACGCTCACGGGTAATCAATTACAATTCACATTAAATGCCCCGGTAAAAATCTCCGTTGAATTTAATGGCGACATTATGAATAACCTGTTCATCTTTGCCAATCCACCTGAACAAAACAGACCCAATCCCGGAGACCCGGGAGTGATCTACTTTGCACCTGGTATCCATAATGCAGGAACCATTAATGTATCATCCGGTCAAACTGTTTATATCGCGGATGGAGCACTGGTATATGGCCATATATGGAGTGGTAATGCCACTAATGTAACTATTAGAGGTCGGGGTATTCTGGATGGCGCTAAGCTGGAACATAATCCTGGTCTAACCCGTCCATGGCTTGTGGGGCTGACAAATGGCAGTAATGTTACCATTGAAGGAATTGTAATGAGAGATGCCCCTATGTGGACGACGGTATTGAGAGATGTTGATGGCGCCAGTATCAGGAATGTAAAACAGATCTGCTACAACGAGAACTCAGATGGATTTGATATCGTACAGTCAAAAAATGTTATCATTGAAGATGTGTTTGTAAGGAATCATGATGACAACTTCAGCGCCAAGATACATACAGGAACAGCTGCAACAAATATTACCCTGAAAAATTCCACATTATGGGCGGATAGAGCGCATAACATGTTGATAGGTCCGGAGGCGGCGGGTGGTACATTTGACCAGATCAGGTTCGATAATATTGATGTATTGGAGAATGCACAGGATGATAATGTTTTTCCCGGTGTAATGGCAATTATGGCAGCGGACGGAGGTATTTACAAGAATATCGAGTGGAATAACATTCGTATTGAAGATTTTACGGCGGGTAAGGTATTTTGTGTCCAATACTCGAACGCCTACTCGTCGCTAGGCTATGGCTTGAAAGTACAGAATATACGGTTTGATAATATTACTTACAATGGAACGCATGCCAGTCAAAGCAAGTTACTGGGGTTCGACGCCAGCCGCAACATAGATACTGTCCAGATCAGTAACTATAAGATCAATGGCACACCGGTGACGGGCGTTTCATCGGGTAACATGCAGGTGAACAGTTATGTGCAGCATTTAAGTTTTTAA
- a CDS encoding PLP-dependent aminotransferase family protein: MLPFQTLISINKSAATPVYQQIANGFIVLIRDGLIKPGASLPGSRQMALLLQVHRKTVIAAYDELFTQDWITTIPRKGVIVAENLPEIKPRSFKATTPIPPYAGNTGFTFQSFPAMPATTIKPGKHRLVINDGFPDIRIAPMELLLREYRRLVQQPAGKRAASFTNLAGSLSLREELVTFLSATRGLNIGVKNILISRGAQMAINMAARLVLKPGAVVLVGEPNYFLADMAFQSFGAKLVRIPVDENGMDVDAIEKICKQKKPDLLYIIPHHHHPTTVTLSANRRMKLLELIRKYKFPVIEDDYDYDFHYAGGPILPLASADHGGNVIYIGSLTKSLAATIRIGYMIAPENFIREALHLRITIDIRGDSLMEEALAALFAQGDVQRHLKKSVKLYHERRDMLAALLQRELEGVISFHLPAGGMALWAQVNKQYPLPAIAARAAAKGLFMSDGSTYSRGSNNYNAFRFGFAALNPKEMEEVVQLIKNSIE; the protein is encoded by the coding sequence ATGCTTCCTTTTCAAACACTCATTTCTATTAATAAAAGTGCTGCCACACCTGTGTATCAGCAGATAGCCAATGGATTTATTGTATTGATCCGGGATGGCCTTATCAAGCCTGGAGCGTCATTGCCTGGCAGCCGGCAGATGGCATTGCTGTTGCAGGTACATCGAAAAACGGTCATTGCGGCCTATGATGAGTTATTTACGCAGGACTGGATCACCACTATTCCCCGCAAGGGAGTCATTGTAGCAGAAAACCTGCCGGAAATAAAGCCCAGGAGTTTTAAAGCCACTACGCCTATTCCTCCGTATGCCGGGAATACAGGTTTTACCTTTCAGTCATTTCCTGCGATGCCTGCCACTACGATCAAGCCTGGGAAGCATCGCCTCGTTATCAATGATGGATTTCCGGATATCCGGATTGCTCCCATGGAGCTGTTGTTGAGAGAATACCGGCGATTGGTGCAGCAACCAGCCGGCAAGCGGGCTGCTTCGTTTACTAACCTGGCCGGATCATTATCCCTGCGGGAGGAATTGGTAACGTTCTTATCTGCTACGCGGGGACTGAACATTGGCGTCAAAAATATACTGATCAGCCGGGGCGCGCAAATGGCAATTAATATGGCCGCCAGGCTGGTGTTAAAGCCCGGTGCAGTGGTATTGGTGGGAGAACCCAATTATTTCCTGGCGGATATGGCCTTTCAGTCGTTTGGCGCAAAGCTGGTGAGGATACCTGTAGATGAAAATGGAATGGACGTGGATGCGATCGAAAAGATCTGTAAGCAGAAAAAGCCAGACCTGCTATATATTATTCCGCACCATCATCATCCTACTACGGTTACCCTTAGTGCCAACAGGCGCATGAAGTTGCTGGAGCTGATCCGTAAGTATAAATTTCCGGTGATAGAAGATGATTACGATTATGACTTCCATTATGCCGGAGGGCCTATTTTACCATTGGCCAGTGCAGATCATGGCGGGAATGTGATCTATATCGGGTCTTTGACTAAATCCCTGGCTGCTACTATCCGTATAGGCTATATGATTGCACCGGAAAATTTTATCCGGGAGGCGCTGCATTTGCGGATCACCATTGATATCCGGGGAGACAGTCTTATGGAAGAAGCACTGGCTGCATTATTTGCACAGGGAGATGTGCAAAGACATCTGAAGAAATCGGTGAAGCTGTATCATGAGCGCCGGGATATGCTGGCCGCCTTATTGCAGCGAGAACTGGAAGGGGTGATCTCCTTTCACCTGCCCGCCGGTGGGATGGCTTTATGGGCACAGGTAAACAAACAATATCCTTTACCGGCCATTGCTGCCAGGGCCGCAGCGAAAGGGTTGTTTATGAGTGACGGTAGTACCTATAGCCGTGGCAGTAATAATTACAATGCATTCCGTTTTGGATTTGCAGCGTTAAATCCGAAAGAAATGGAAGAAGTGGTACAGCTCATCAAAAATTCCATTGAATGA
- a CDS encoding PLP-dependent aminotransferase family protein, producing the protein MLHPWKTIFNITFDTDKSLVIQIADSIRNEIMKGRLAAGTAVPGSRVLAADIGVNRKTVVFAYETLIAEGWLESRSKAGTFVAGNLPVVAVKKKHASSYQSNFHFRKVPYAVLTDMPAGRNRIVFNEGAPDTRLAPLVEISRAYRRVFQQKGRWGLLGYGSEKGDEKLREALCLMLSRDRGIHLSKDNICITRGSQMALYLAIRILVSARDMVVMELPGYPAVAKLFEEAGAKVLAAKVDKDGLDTDYLEKLCQRHPIKVLYTTPHHQFPTTVTMKAARRLHLLELSLKYGFAIIEDDYDHEYHFGAGNNLALASKEMAANVIYISSLSKLIAPAVRIGYIAGPPLFMQSLINFRVHIDRQGDRIMERALADLLVDGTLKKHARKALSIYEARRENFDQLLRHYFGSSVSFEKPEGGLAFWIQLEKAVDWESFIGKLLERNVQIVPPQSYYWKGKASQHVRLGYGSLNLTEVEEGIKQMARIYLGK; encoded by the coding sequence ATGCTACACCCTTGGAAAACAATTTTTAACATTACGTTTGATACAGATAAAAGTCTGGTGATACAGATTGCCGACAGCATCCGTAATGAGATTATGAAAGGGCGGCTGGCAGCAGGCACTGCGGTGCCGGGAAGCAGGGTGCTGGCTGCTGACATAGGTGTAAACCGGAAAACGGTTGTTTTTGCTTATGAAACACTCATTGCAGAAGGATGGCTGGAGAGCAGGTCTAAAGCAGGTACCTTTGTAGCAGGTAATCTACCCGTTGTGGCGGTGAAAAAGAAACATGCCAGTTCCTACCAATCCAATTTTCACTTCAGGAAGGTACCTTATGCTGTGCTCACGGATATGCCTGCGGGCAGGAACCGGATTGTTTTTAATGAAGGGGCCCCGGATACCCGTTTGGCGCCACTGGTAGAAATATCAAGAGCTTACCGCCGTGTTTTTCAGCAGAAAGGCAGATGGGGGTTGCTGGGATATGGCAGCGAAAAGGGAGATGAAAAACTCCGGGAAGCTTTGTGTTTGATGTTATCCAGGGATCGTGGTATTCATTTATCAAAAGATAATATCTGTATTACGCGCGGCAGTCAGATGGCCCTTTATCTGGCTATCCGGATATTGGTGAGCGCACGGGATATGGTCGTGATGGAGTTGCCGGGCTATCCGGCAGTAGCCAAACTATTTGAAGAAGCAGGTGCAAAGGTCCTGGCAGCAAAGGTAGATAAGGACGGATTGGACACTGACTATCTGGAAAAGCTCTGTCAGCGGCATCCTATCAAGGTGCTGTATACCACCCCGCATCATCAGTTCCCTACCACTGTTACGATGAAAGCTGCCCGCCGGCTGCATTTGCTGGAGCTGTCGCTTAAATACGGTTTTGCTATCATAGAAGACGATTACGATCATGAATACCATTTTGGTGCAGGTAATAACCTGGCCCTTGCCAGCAAGGAAATGGCTGCAAATGTGATCTACATCAGCTCGCTGAGCAAATTGATTGCACCGGCCGTACGTATAGGCTATATCGCAGGGCCACCTTTGTTCATGCAATCCCTTATTAATTTCAGGGTACATATTGACAGGCAAGGTGACCGGATCATGGAGCGTGCACTTGCAGACCTGCTCGTGGATGGTACTTTAAAAAAGCATGCAAGAAAGGCGTTATCTATTTATGAAGCCCGGAGAGAAAACTTCGATCAGTTATTACGTCATTACTTTGGATCATCCGTATCATTTGAAAAACCGGAAGGAGGGCTTGCTTTCTGGATACAGTTGGAGAAGGCGGTAGATTGGGAGTCATTTATCGGAAAGTTACTGGAAAGGAATGTACAGATCGTACCACCACAGTCGTATTACTGGAAGGGGAAAGCTTCGCAGCATGTGCGGCTGGGATATGGTTCTCTTAACTTAACCGAAGTAGAAGAAGGGATAAAACAGATGGCCCGCATCTATCTGGGTAAATAA
- a CDS encoding ATP-grasp domain-containing protein, with protein MKIAYICYEVQERYVVGTTGDEDTELLQFLQGKGLDIHREIWTDQTVNWQQYELAILKSPWDYIDKIDAFYSWLQVLESYQIRLLNPAGIVKWNSDKHYLKDIAAAGLPVTPTAFLERGTTVALSPFFDQFNTNRLIVKPCVSGGSKNTFAITRPQVADLQPKIQTLVQTESFLVQPFIPEIETAGEWSLLFFNGKFSHSLLKKPKAGDFKVQHYLGGSIHPQEATAQQITSAVAFVTAFAKDCLYARVDGVMVDGQFLLMELELIEPLLYLFTHPESYQDYFEALVSLM; from the coding sequence ATGAAAATAGCTTATATCTGTTATGAAGTACAGGAAAGGTATGTAGTGGGAACCACCGGAGATGAGGATACTGAACTGCTGCAATTTCTGCAAGGCAAAGGACTGGATATCCACCGGGAAATATGGACGGATCAAACGGTCAACTGGCAGCAATATGAACTGGCTATCCTGAAATCGCCCTGGGATTACATTGATAAAATTGATGCGTTTTACAGCTGGTTGCAGGTATTGGAAAGTTATCAGATACGCTTGTTGAATCCGGCCGGTATTGTGAAATGGAACAGTGATAAACATTATCTGAAAGATATTGCTGCGGCCGGATTACCGGTAACGCCTACTGCATTTCTGGAGCGGGGAACCACCGTGGCATTGTCGCCTTTTTTCGATCAGTTTAATACAAACAGGTTGATTGTAAAACCCTGCGTAAGCGGAGGGTCTAAAAATACGTTTGCCATTACCCGTCCGCAGGTAGCAGACTTACAGCCCAAAATCCAGACTTTGGTACAGACAGAGTCCTTCCTGGTACAACCCTTTATCCCTGAGATTGAAACCGCCGGAGAATGGTCCCTGTTATTTTTTAATGGCAAGTTTAGCCATAGCCTGCTTAAAAAGCCGAAAGCCGGTGATTTTAAAGTGCAGCATTATCTGGGAGGGAGTATTCACCCGCAGGAGGCCACCGCACAGCAAATAACAAGTGCAGTCGCTTTTGTAACTGCTTTTGCAAAAGATTGTTTGTATGCCCGCGTAGATGGCGTGATGGTAGACGGACAGTTTTTGTTAATGGAGCTGGAACTGATCGAACCACTGCTGTATTTATTTACACATCCGGAAAGCTATCAGGATTATTTTGAAGCATTGGTGAGCTTAATGTAA
- a CDS encoding FkbM family methyltransferase, with protein sequence MLSYFKKSFARKRARRIFQKYGYRVDKFRLKNNEEVEYANWLNPLITPKTITQHEVDFFRQYIREGSFVVDIGANTGDLTVSMSIAAGGSGLVLALDPNPHVYAILEANAKLNEGKANIVPLQLAASDKETAFYYASSEASMSNGGLIQDLSDNRHGKYKLEDPIKGVHLGDYLLTHYAAWLPKLSLIKTDTEGLDFEVLKTLEVVLEKYHPVVISEIFHDMSAETREGIFNLFKKYNYTIVNAGFMHTEEPLVIRPVNVKEDMPKAGVTENIIAY encoded by the coding sequence ATGCTTTCTTATTTTAAGAAATCCTTTGCAAGGAAAAGGGCCCGTCGTATTTTTCAAAAATATGGTTACCGGGTAGATAAGTTCCGTTTGAAAAACAATGAAGAAGTGGAATATGCCAACTGGCTGAATCCGCTGATCACTCCCAAGACAATCACCCAGCACGAGGTAGACTTTTTCCGGCAATATATCCGGGAAGGATCTTTTGTGGTGGATATCGGTGCCAATACGGGCGACTTAACCGTATCCATGAGTATTGCAGCCGGCGGAAGCGGGCTGGTGCTGGCATTGGATCCTAATCCGCACGTATATGCTATCCTGGAAGCCAATGCTAAACTGAATGAGGGAAAAGCCAATATTGTACCGCTGCAATTGGCTGCTTCTGATAAGGAAACAGCATTTTACTATGCTTCCTCAGAAGCCTCTATGAGTAACGGTGGGCTGATCCAGGACCTGAGTGACAACCGTCATGGAAAGTATAAGCTGGAAGATCCAATCAAAGGGGTACACCTGGGAGATTACCTGTTGACACATTATGCAGCGTGGTTACCCAAGTTATCGCTGATAAAAACAGACACGGAAGGGCTGGACTTTGAAGTGTTGAAAACGCTGGAGGTGGTGCTGGAAAAGTATCATCCTGTGGTGATTTCAGAAATCTTCCATGATATGTCTGCCGAAACAAGGGAAGGCATCTTTAACTTGTTTAAAAAATATAATTATACGATCGTCAACGCAGGGTTCATGCATACAGAAGAACCACTGGTAATCCGGCCGGTAAATGTGAAGGAGGATATGCCTAAAGCAGGTGTAACGGAAAACATTATTGCCTACTGA